The following coding sequences lie in one Mycobacterium gordonae genomic window:
- a CDS encoding SDR family NAD(P)-dependent oxidoreductase: protein MQVAIVTGATGGIGFGCAARLAEAGMAVLATGRDEGRLARLAEAIGDPQRVDTVAVDLVGDDAPRQIVDAAVSKWDRIDFLVNAAGIGSPKPLHETDDESLDHFLGLMLRAPFRLVREVLPHLRPGSGIVNITSTFAVVGGMRGGAYSAAKGGLTAMTTHIACQYGAQGIRCNAVAPGVIQTPMTEHRLADERFRRINVEMTPHQRLGTVDDVAGTVAFLCSPGGAFINGQTIVVDGGWSATKYLSERALTAEWTT, encoded by the coding sequence ATGCAGGTAGCGATCGTGACGGGCGCGACCGGTGGTATCGGATTCGGCTGCGCGGCCAGGCTTGCCGAAGCCGGAATGGCGGTGCTGGCGACGGGGCGGGACGAGGGCAGGCTGGCCCGGTTGGCCGAGGCGATCGGCGACCCACAGCGGGTCGACACCGTGGCCGTGGATCTGGTCGGTGACGACGCGCCGCGGCAGATTGTCGACGCCGCTGTCTCGAAGTGGGATCGCATCGACTTTCTGGTCAACGCCGCCGGTATCGGCAGCCCCAAGCCGCTGCACGAAACCGACGACGAATCCCTGGACCATTTCCTGGGTTTGATGTTGCGCGCCCCCTTCCGCCTGGTGCGTGAGGTGCTGCCACATCTGCGGCCCGGCTCGGGGATCGTCAACATCACCTCGACATTCGCGGTGGTGGGCGGGATGCGCGGCGGTGCCTACTCGGCCGCCAAGGGCGGGCTCACGGCGATGACCACCCATATTGCCTGCCAGTACGGGGCACAGGGAATACGTTGCAACGCAGTGGCTCCCGGTGTCATCCAGACCCCCATGACCGAACATCGACTGGCCGATGAGCGGTTCCGCCGCATCAACGTCGAGATGACGCCACACCAGCGGTTGGGCACGGTGGACGACGTCGCCGGCACGGTGGCGTTTCTCTGCTCCCCCGGCGGAGCCTTCATCAACGGCCAGACCATCGTCGTCGACGGCGGGTGGAGCGCCACCAAGTACCTGTCCGAGCGCGCGCTGACCGCGGAGTGGACGACCTGA
- a CDS encoding AMP-binding protein — MVRKLIGGRSLRWDAERAATAYARGSWIDGTLADSVRAAAKHTPDRVALVDGHHRSTCADLYRDATALAHALAARMPPGSVVSFILPNWHEAAVIYLATTLAGMVANPILPSLRDREVLFILEDADSRMVFIPSVFGRYDFAAMLRRVTAKLDSPPDVVVMRGDCRPGHIPFTSLPTGPGAPLPSLDPDAVRMVLYTSGTTGRPKGVLHSHNSIHALLRQIGEHWRVEPGDGFLVASPIAHIGGSIYAFEAPFLLGATAVLIERWDADRAVGLLVAEHCTHMAGATPFLEQLLTAAQRADTRLPDLKVFICGGASVSPGLIRKTAAYFDSTVVTRVYGSTEVPVTTVGSTEDRDHAADTDGRPGVADVKLVDGEIHVRGPQMLVGYLRTEDEAGAFDAEGYFRTGDLARWVDDEYLVVTGRAKDIIIRNGENISPKEVEDILADHPGIAEVAIVGLPDERTGERACAVVVPAAAPGPDVPSLLDFLTASGVARFKAPEQVVIWDDLPKNDAGKVLKHQIKAALMNAEH, encoded by the coding sequence GTGGTTAGGAAGCTGATCGGCGGGCGCTCGCTCCGTTGGGATGCGGAGCGGGCCGCCACGGCGTATGCGCGGGGATCCTGGATCGACGGCACTCTGGCGGATTCCGTGCGCGCGGCCGCCAAGCACACCCCCGATCGGGTAGCTCTCGTCGACGGTCATCACCGGTCGACGTGTGCGGATCTCTACCGGGATGCGACGGCGCTCGCACATGCGCTGGCCGCCCGGATGCCGCCGGGCAGCGTGGTGTCGTTCATCCTGCCCAATTGGCATGAGGCCGCAGTGATCTACCTGGCCACCACGCTGGCCGGGATGGTGGCCAACCCGATCCTGCCGTCCCTGCGCGATCGGGAAGTGCTCTTCATTCTCGAGGACGCCGACAGCCGGATGGTGTTCATTCCTTCGGTGTTCGGGCGCTACGACTTTGCGGCCATGCTGCGCAGGGTCACCGCGAAGCTCGACTCGCCGCCGGATGTGGTTGTAATGCGCGGCGATTGCCGGCCGGGCCACATTCCGTTCACGTCGCTGCCGACCGGTCCCGGAGCGCCGCTGCCCAGCCTGGACCCCGACGCGGTGCGCATGGTCCTCTATACGTCAGGCACCACCGGAAGACCGAAAGGCGTTCTGCACAGCCATAATTCCATCCACGCGCTGTTGCGCCAGATTGGCGAGCACTGGCGGGTCGAGCCCGGCGACGGGTTCCTGGTGGCCTCGCCGATCGCGCATATCGGCGGCTCCATCTACGCCTTCGAAGCTCCGTTTCTGCTGGGCGCCACGGCCGTCCTGATCGAGCGCTGGGACGCCGATCGCGCGGTGGGCCTCCTGGTGGCCGAGCACTGCACGCACATGGCGGGCGCCACCCCGTTTCTGGAGCAGCTGCTGACCGCGGCCCAGCGCGCGGATACCCGACTGCCTGACCTGAAGGTTTTCATCTGTGGTGGCGCTTCCGTGTCGCCGGGGCTGATAAGAAAGACCGCGGCATATTTCGACTCCACCGTGGTCACGCGAGTCTATGGGTCCACAGAAGTCCCGGTGACGACGGTGGGCTCGACCGAGGATCGCGATCACGCCGCCGACACCGACGGGCGTCCCGGTGTGGCCGACGTCAAGCTGGTGGATGGTGAGATCCATGTTCGAGGGCCACAGATGCTGGTCGGTTACCTTCGTACGGAAGATGAAGCCGGGGCCTTCGATGCTGAGGGCTACTTTCGCACCGGCGATCTGGCACGCTGGGTGGACGACGAGTACCTCGTGGTCACCGGTCGCGCCAAAGACATCATTATCCGAAACGGCGAGAACATCTCCCCCAAGGAAGTCGAGGACATCCTGGCCGACCATCCCGGCATCGCCGAGGTCGCCATTGTCGGGCTGCCCGACGAACGCACCGGCGAGCGGGCCTGCGCGGTCGTCGTTCCCGCCGCGGCGCCGGGGCCGGACGTGCCCAGCCTGCTGGACTTTCTGACGGCTTCCGGTGTCGCGCGCTTCAAAGCCCCTGAACAGGTGGTCATCTGGGATGACTTGCCGAAGAACGACGCGGGAAAGGTGCTCAAGCACCAGATCAAGGCGGCGCTGATGAATGCGGAGCACTGA
- a CDS encoding GntR family transcriptional regulator has translation MSETKVSEAKVADHRYLQVARTLRKEIVDGVYPVGSQLPTEHELCERFAVSRYTVREALRRLRDDNLVSSRPRTGTLVVPRPSTDSYVQHVMSINDLLDFASGTRFAIESVAMVTIDDALSLRTGLAAGEQWLSVRGARQAAEAEPGAKSALCRTEYFINREFAAIGRLLARHEGPIFPLIEDLFGLSIVEVRQDIIAVLLSAELAVALDVEPGTPALQVQRTYRASDDRVAQMTINTHPASRFRHSMTMRRVRG, from the coding sequence ATGTCCGAGACGAAGGTGTCTGAAGCCAAGGTGGCCGACCACCGCTATCTCCAGGTGGCGCGCACGCTGCGCAAGGAGATCGTGGACGGGGTCTATCCGGTCGGCTCCCAGCTGCCGACCGAGCACGAACTGTGCGAGCGCTTTGCCGTCAGCCGCTACACCGTCAGGGAGGCACTGCGCAGGCTGCGCGACGACAACCTGGTGTCGTCGCGGCCGCGAACCGGAACGCTGGTGGTGCCCCGGCCTTCGACGGATTCGTATGTGCAGCACGTCATGTCGATCAACGACCTGCTGGACTTCGCCTCCGGCACCCGCTTCGCGATCGAGTCAGTCGCGATGGTCACCATCGACGACGCCTTGTCCCTCCGGACGGGCCTGGCCGCGGGCGAGCAATGGCTCTCGGTACGCGGCGCACGTCAGGCGGCCGAAGCCGAACCCGGCGCGAAGTCGGCCCTGTGCCGCACGGAGTACTTCATCAACCGTGAGTTCGCGGCGATCGGCCGCCTGCTGGCACGTCACGAAGGCCCCATCTTTCCGTTGATCGAGGACCTTTTCGGGCTCAGTATCGTCGAGGTGCGCCAGGACATCATCGCTGTGCTCCTGTCCGCCGAACTTGCCGTAGCCCTGGACGTCGAACCCGGCACTCCAGCCCTGCAAGTCCAGCGCACCTATCGCGCTTCGGATGATCGGGTGGCACAGATGACGATCAACACCCATCCGGCATCGCGTTTCCGCCATTCGATGACGATGCGACGGGTCCGTGGTTAG
- a CDS encoding SMP-30/gluconolactonase/LRE family protein, which yields MKAARYSAARPPRLAEGWALTRLTEPSRLFGANGLRTGPDGRIYIAQVTGSQISALDLQTGRLDTVSAKGGDIVAPDDVAFDSDGTLYATEVMDGRVSIRDAAGRTRVLRDDVPSANGITVHQGRLFIGECRAGGRLLELDRAGGAPRVLLENVPLPNAMEVGPDGLLYFPVMGANEIWRIDLEGGEPQRVAGDLGVPDAVKFDAEGHLVSTQAHSGQVVRIDPRSGQRQVLAQLNPGLDNLTFVDDRLFVSNFTGEITEILPDGQTRTVLDGGLNWPLDLAVGADGNLYIADGTYCYILRDGELHTAGMLFSPGYPGFLRGIAPSGPGEFVVTTSNGEIARYRPWRNESELLADGFDQLYGIAVAPGGAVVVAESGAGRVLGIRAGEVDVLASGLHDPVGVALASDGTCLVSESGAGRVLRIGDPRPLIEGLQRPQGLLVLGRQVYVVDAGAKELVAADLESGSRMTVAADLPVGAAPGVIPKPLRGMPPFSGPQGPFAGIAAGADGTLYLSADAEGSVLGLRREN from the coding sequence GTGAAGGCTGCTCGCTACAGCGCCGCACGGCCGCCGCGCCTGGCAGAAGGGTGGGCCCTGACGCGGCTCACCGAGCCCAGCCGGTTGTTCGGCGCCAACGGCCTGCGCACCGGACCCGACGGCCGGATCTACATCGCCCAGGTGACCGGCAGCCAGATCAGCGCCCTTGACCTCCAGACCGGCCGGCTCGACACCGTCAGCGCCAAGGGTGGTGACATCGTCGCCCCGGACGACGTGGCCTTCGATTCGGACGGCACCCTCTATGCGACCGAGGTGATGGACGGACGGGTGAGCATCCGTGACGCCGCGGGCCGCACCAGAGTGTTGCGCGACGACGTTCCGTCAGCCAACGGGATCACCGTTCACCAGGGCAGGTTGTTCATCGGGGAATGCCGGGCGGGCGGACGGCTACTGGAACTCGACCGTGCCGGCGGCGCGCCGAGGGTGCTGCTGGAGAACGTGCCGTTGCCGAACGCGATGGAGGTCGGTCCGGACGGATTGTTGTATTTCCCGGTGATGGGCGCCAACGAGATCTGGCGCATCGATCTGGAAGGCGGCGAGCCGCAGCGCGTCGCCGGAGATCTCGGGGTACCCGATGCGGTCAAGTTCGATGCCGAGGGACATCTTGTGTCGACGCAGGCGCACAGCGGCCAGGTGGTGCGGATCGACCCCCGCAGCGGGCAACGGCAAGTGCTCGCGCAGCTCAATCCTGGTCTGGACAACCTGACTTTTGTGGACGACCGGCTGTTCGTCTCCAACTTCACCGGCGAGATCACCGAGATCCTGCCCGACGGCCAGACCCGCACCGTGCTGGACGGTGGGTTGAACTGGCCGCTGGACCTGGCGGTGGGCGCCGATGGCAACCTGTATATCGCCGACGGGACCTATTGCTACATCCTTCGAGATGGCGAGCTGCACACCGCCGGGATGCTGTTCAGTCCGGGTTATCCCGGGTTCCTGCGGGGCATCGCGCCGAGCGGACCCGGCGAATTCGTCGTCACCACCTCCAATGGAGAGATTGCACGTTATCGCCCGTGGCGGAACGAAAGTGAGCTTCTGGCAGACGGTTTCGATCAGCTCTACGGCATCGCCGTCGCGCCGGGTGGCGCTGTCGTGGTGGCCGAGTCGGGTGCCGGGCGGGTGCTGGGTATCCGGGCAGGTGAGGTGGACGTGCTGGCCTCCGGTTTGCACGACCCGGTCGGTGTGGCCCTGGCGTCCGACGGAACCTGTCTGGTTTCGGAGTCCGGGGCCGGTCGAGTACTCAGAATCGGTGACCCACGACCGTTGATCGAGGGGCTGCAGCGGCCGCAAGGTCTGCTGGTGCTGGGCCGACAAGTCTACGTCGTCGACGCCGGCGCAAAGGAACTCGTGGCCGCCGACCTGGAGAGCGGAAGCCGGATGACCGTCGCGGCGGATCTGCCGGTCGGTGCGGCGCCCGGCGTCATCCCCAAGCCGCTACGCGGAATGCCGCCTTTCTCCGGACCCCAGGGGCCGTTCGCCGGCATCGCCGCCGGAGCCGACGGCACGCTGTACCTCTCCGCCGATGCCGAGGGCAGTGTGCTGGGACTGCGCCGGGAAAACTGA
- a CDS encoding SDR family NAD(P)-dependent oxidoreductase: MNRTELSLAERVVVVAGAAGGGIGTTVTRVLAEAGATVVAVSRGQANLDEHIGPLANAGLPVVPVAADVSTDAGVTTVMAAAARADGELYGLVNVAGGADPSTWMPSTRVSRGDWRDLFTQNLETMFFMSQAVAAELRRRKLAGSIVSISSISGMNTAPFHIAYGTAKAAIVAVTRTMAAELADVDGAQAIRVNAVAPGVTATPASQTYTDDDPDRDRRAIAMGRRGRPDEVAGAVLFLLSDLSTYITGQTLLVDGGLNLKWGHLGADNTSLFLKDESFRAAIKRWD, encoded by the coding sequence GTGAATCGGACTGAGTTGAGCCTGGCTGAGCGGGTCGTGGTGGTGGCCGGTGCCGCGGGTGGCGGGATCGGGACCACGGTGACCCGCGTCCTTGCGGAAGCCGGCGCAACGGTGGTGGCGGTGAGCCGGGGCCAAGCCAATCTCGACGAGCACATCGGGCCGCTGGCGAACGCAGGTCTGCCGGTGGTTCCGGTGGCCGCCGACGTGTCCACCGATGCCGGGGTGACCACCGTCATGGCGGCCGCTGCCCGCGCCGACGGCGAGCTCTACGGTCTGGTCAATGTGGCCGGGGGTGCGGACCCCTCGACCTGGATGCCGTCGACCCGGGTGTCCCGCGGCGACTGGCGGGATCTGTTCACGCAGAACCTCGAGACGATGTTCTTCATGAGCCAGGCCGTTGCCGCCGAACTCAGGCGCCGCAAGCTCGCCGGCTCTATCGTGTCGATCTCGTCAATCAGCGGAATGAACACCGCGCCATTCCACATCGCCTACGGCACCGCCAAGGCCGCCATCGTGGCGGTCACCCGGACGATGGCGGCCGAACTGGCGGATGTGGACGGAGCGCAAGCCATCCGGGTCAACGCAGTGGCACCGGGGGTCACCGCGACACCCGCATCGCAGACCTACACCGACGACGATCCGGACCGCGACCGCCGTGCCATCGCCATGGGCCGGCGGGGGCGTCCCGACGAGGTGGCCGGCGCCGTGCTGTTCCTGCTGTCGGACCTGTCCACATACATCACCGGGCAGACGTTGCTGGTCGACGGCGGACTGAATCTCAAATGGGGACATCTCGGTGCCGACAACACCTCGTTGTTCCTCAAAGACGAGTCCTTTCGCGCCGCGATCAAGCGGTGGGACTAG
- a CDS encoding aromatic ring-hydroxylating oxygenase subunit alpha: MDDDLTAPVTIGVEAYLSADYARAERDKLWRKVWQQVGRVEELPKVGSYLTYEILDDSILVVRTGPDTFTAHHNVCVHRGRRLVDTPAGAKNACGQKKSFVCGFHGWTYDQDGACIHIPERADWQGALTPENTHLSKVNVDTWGGWIWINMDSAAEPLRDYLEPAATMLDPFNLQDMRCKWRKWLHFQCNWKVAMEAFNETYHVATTHPQFNKFGNFRGWAAAQGKHSNIGYDAPKDLAQTKSKIRLGTGADPRVSTAEMQLYTLEETNATTTRTLVDAALRLVDELPEDAPADQVLNHWLTSARKDDEARGVAWPTIDPEHLANSGTAWQIFPNFQIGQGLTTALCYSARPDGFDPDRCIFEASCYELFPKGEEPQTEWVYAPPDDPNWRSVLPQDFSNMAAVQQGMKSLGFRGPKPNPYMERSTANLHRNLAKYLGTGAPQHLATETEIQR; this comes from the coding sequence ATGGACGACGATTTGACGGCCCCGGTCACCATCGGAGTCGAGGCGTACCTCTCCGCGGATTATGCCCGCGCCGAACGAGACAAGTTGTGGCGCAAGGTATGGCAGCAGGTGGGCCGGGTCGAGGAGCTGCCCAAGGTCGGCAGCTACCTGACCTACGAGATCCTCGACGACTCGATCCTGGTGGTACGCACCGGACCGGACACTTTCACAGCCCACCATAACGTGTGCGTCCACCGCGGCCGCCGCCTGGTGGACACCCCCGCAGGCGCCAAAAACGCATGCGGGCAAAAGAAGTCGTTCGTCTGTGGCTTCCACGGCTGGACCTACGACCAGGACGGCGCCTGCATCCACATCCCCGAGCGGGCCGATTGGCAGGGTGCGCTGACCCCGGAGAACACGCACCTGAGCAAGGTCAACGTCGACACTTGGGGCGGCTGGATCTGGATCAACATGGATTCCGCCGCCGAGCCGCTGCGCGACTATCTGGAACCGGCCGCGACCATGCTGGATCCGTTCAATCTGCAGGACATGCGCTGCAAGTGGCGAAAGTGGCTTCATTTCCAGTGTAATTGGAAGGTCGCCATGGAGGCGTTCAACGAGACCTACCATGTCGCGACCACACATCCGCAGTTCAACAAGTTCGGCAACTTCCGCGGCTGGGCGGCTGCGCAGGGCAAGCACAGCAACATCGGCTACGACGCGCCGAAAGACCTGGCCCAGACGAAGTCGAAGATCCGGCTCGGCACCGGCGCGGACCCGCGCGTGTCGACAGCCGAGATGCAGCTCTACACCCTCGAAGAGACCAACGCCACCACCACCAGGACGTTGGTGGATGCGGCGCTGAGGCTCGTCGACGAGTTGCCGGAGGACGCACCGGCCGACCAGGTGCTCAACCACTGGCTCACCTCGGCGCGCAAAGACGACGAAGCCCGCGGCGTCGCCTGGCCGACCATCGATCCCGAACACCTGGCCAACAGCGGCACCGCCTGGCAGATCTTCCCGAACTTCCAGATCGGACAGGGGCTGACCACCGCACTGTGCTACAGCGCCCGCCCGGACGGCTTCGACCCCGACCGGTGCATCTTCGAAGCCTCATGCTACGAGCTGTTCCCGAAAGGTGAAGAGCCACAGACCGAGTGGGTGTACGCACCACCGGACGACCCGAACTGGCGCAGCGTCCTGCCGCAGGACTTCTCCAACATGGCCGCGGTGCAGCAGGGCATGAAGTCGTTGGGTTTCCGCGGCCCCAAGCCCAACCCCTACATGGAGCGCAGCACCGCGAACCTGCACCGCAATCTCGCGAAGTACCTGGGGACCGGCGCCCCGCAACACCTGGCAACAGAGACGGAGATACAACGATGA
- a CDS encoding LLM class flavin-dependent oxidoreductase — MKVNLGFGAHNSQDWERVLAHDFGRPPATPDWECVQGTLAIADLAEPLGFDGIWMPEHCGTPYGMTPNPIQALSYFAGRTERISLGTFVVVAPWWHPVRLAHQIAYLDIISNGRYDTIGIGRGVSKGEFDAVGVPREESRQRFNETLDILKLAFSGERFSYEGEIFRVPEMSLRPEPRSGDLFSRIYSSSSTAESLEILSRRGMVPLFVGNKPIEDAGREVQQVNIFRKEEGLPPCQPKNVMFMYCTADAQQAARTEEWIWTANRDVTVHYGFADASNFKGVKGYEAYAAREATATAVLASSVTADAAKGPPKTPGYHASNLLIGTPDEIYHRIVAAQEACSFSELTIVPQFGTMPYDEAMDSTRLFAEEVLPALHEMAAPLHPAALPENALA; from the coding sequence ATGAAGGTCAATCTCGGCTTCGGAGCACACAACTCGCAGGACTGGGAGCGTGTGCTGGCCCACGACTTCGGCCGGCCGCCGGCCACCCCGGACTGGGAATGCGTGCAGGGCACCCTGGCGATTGCCGACCTGGCCGAGCCCCTCGGGTTCGACGGAATCTGGATGCCGGAACACTGCGGCACGCCGTACGGCATGACGCCCAACCCGATTCAGGCGCTGAGCTACTTCGCCGGGCGCACCGAGCGGATCAGCCTGGGTACGTTCGTCGTCGTGGCACCGTGGTGGCATCCCGTCCGCCTGGCGCATCAGATCGCCTATCTCGACATCATCTCTAACGGCCGCTACGACACCATAGGGATCGGGCGCGGGGTGTCCAAGGGTGAATTCGACGCGGTCGGCGTACCCCGCGAAGAAAGCCGGCAGCGGTTCAACGAGACGCTGGACATCCTGAAGCTGGCCTTCTCCGGTGAGCGATTCTCCTACGAGGGGGAGATCTTTCGGGTGCCGGAGATGTCGCTGCGGCCCGAACCGCGCAGCGGGGACCTGTTCTCCCGGATCTACAGTTCCTCCTCGACCGCGGAATCGCTGGAGATCCTGTCCCGCCGCGGCATGGTGCCATTGTTCGTGGGCAACAAGCCGATCGAGGACGCCGGGCGGGAAGTCCAACAGGTGAACATCTTCCGTAAGGAGGAGGGCTTGCCGCCCTGCCAGCCCAAGAATGTGATGTTCATGTACTGCACAGCGGACGCGCAACAAGCGGCTAGAACCGAGGAGTGGATCTGGACGGCCAACCGCGACGTCACCGTCCACTACGGGTTCGCCGACGCCTCGAACTTCAAGGGCGTCAAGGGGTACGAGGCATATGCGGCGCGCGAGGCCACCGCCACCGCGGTGCTGGCGTCCTCGGTCACCGCGGATGCCGCCAAGGGCCCGCCCAAGACACCCGGCTACCACGCCTCTAACCTGCTGATCGGGACGCCCGACGAGATCTACCACCGGATCGTCGCGGCCCAGGAGGCCTGCTCGTTCTCCGAGCTGACGATCGTCCCACAATTCGGCACCATGCCTTACGACGAGGCAATGGACAGCACCCGCCTGTTCGCGGAGGAGGTGCTGCCTGCCTTGCACGAGATGGCGGCTCCGTTGCATCCAGCCGCATTGCCGGAGAACGCGTTGGCATGA
- a CDS encoding flavin-containing monooxygenase — MTGLPDCPPTATPGDIDLPALRERYRQEREKRLRPEGSQQYVELVDEFAGFYEIDPYSPDLLREPISADIDVAVLGGGFGGLLCAAHLKKAGVRDVRIIELGGDFGGVWYWNRYPGLQCDNESYCYIPLLEELNFIPSKKFADGAEIYEHCRRIGKHYGLYDSALFSTQVRALRWDEEIKRWRVGTNRDDDIRARFVVIASGPFHRPKLPGIPGISDFEGHSFHSSRWDYGYTGGDATGGLDKLSDKRVAVVGTGATAVQIVPFLGRYAKHLYVFQRTPSSVGVRNNTPTDPQWARSLQPGWQKERQRNFHAWTFEGMALGQPDLVCDFWTELGRNTAARVLALADPAAMTAEQFMDIREEEDYKLMERLRRRIEGIVADPETAEALKPYYRFLCKRPCTNDDYLPTFNRPNVTLVDVSGTKGVERATATGLVANGTEYEVDCIIYASGFEITTELRRRYSMEAIEGREGLSLFEHWRDGYRTLHGMTSRGFPNQFFTGFTQVGISANIAANYELQGEHIAYIIAQALARGARTVEPTQEAQDAWCATIRETAIDNSQFDSECTPGYYNNEGGGTEGIRSHLGEPYGPGFYAFGDLLARWRDRGDLDGLELR; from the coding sequence ATGACCGGGCTCCCGGATTGTCCGCCAACCGCGACTCCAGGCGACATCGACCTGCCGGCGCTGCGCGAAAGGTACCGGCAGGAGCGTGAAAAGCGCCTGCGCCCCGAAGGTTCGCAGCAGTACGTCGAATTGGTCGACGAGTTCGCCGGGTTCTATGAGATAGATCCGTACTCGCCAGACCTGCTTCGCGAGCCGATCTCGGCCGACATCGACGTGGCGGTCCTCGGCGGAGGGTTCGGGGGCCTGCTGTGCGCCGCGCACCTGAAGAAGGCGGGTGTGCGGGACGTCCGGATCATCGAGTTGGGCGGTGACTTCGGTGGCGTTTGGTACTGGAACCGGTACCCCGGTTTGCAATGTGACAACGAATCATACTGCTATATACCGCTATTGGAAGAGCTCAACTTCATCCCGAGCAAGAAGTTCGCCGATGGCGCGGAAATCTACGAGCACTGCCGGCGCATCGGGAAGCATTACGGTCTCTACGATTCCGCGCTGTTCTCCACCCAGGTACGCGCGCTGCGCTGGGACGAGGAGATCAAGCGCTGGCGGGTGGGCACCAACCGCGACGACGACATCCGGGCGCGGTTCGTGGTGATCGCCTCCGGTCCGTTTCACCGGCCGAAACTGCCCGGCATCCCCGGTATCTCGGACTTCGAGGGACACAGCTTCCACTCGTCGCGCTGGGACTACGGGTACACCGGCGGCGACGCGACGGGCGGGCTGGACAAGCTGAGCGACAAACGGGTGGCCGTCGTCGGCACCGGGGCCACCGCCGTGCAGATCGTCCCCTTCCTCGGCCGTTATGCCAAGCACCTGTACGTTTTTCAGCGCACCCCCTCCTCGGTCGGGGTGCGCAACAACACGCCGACCGATCCGCAGTGGGCGAGATCGCTGCAGCCAGGCTGGCAGAAGGAGCGTCAGCGCAACTTCCATGCTTGGACGTTCGAGGGAATGGCGCTGGGCCAGCCCGATCTCGTCTGCGACTTCTGGACGGAACTGGGCCGCAACACCGCCGCCCGAGTCCTCGCGCTGGCGGATCCCGCGGCGATGACCGCCGAGCAGTTCATGGACATCCGCGAGGAGGAGGACTACAAGCTCATGGAGCGGCTGCGGCGCCGCATCGAGGGCATCGTGGCAGATCCAGAGACCGCGGAGGCGCTCAAACCCTACTACCGCTTTTTGTGTAAGCGGCCCTGCACCAACGACGACTACCTTCCGACGTTCAACCGGCCGAATGTCACGCTGGTCGATGTCTCCGGGACCAAAGGTGTCGAGCGGGCGACGGCAACGGGATTGGTGGCCAACGGAACCGAGTACGAAGTCGACTGCATCATCTACGCCAGCGGATTCGAGATCACCACCGAATTGCGCCGCCGCTATTCGATGGAGGCGATCGAGGGTCGCGAGGGCTTGTCGCTCTTCGAGCACTGGCGTGACGGCTACCGGACGTTGCACGGGATGACCAGCCGAGGGTTTCCCAATCAATTCTTCACCGGATTCACCCAGGTGGGGATTTCGGCGAACATCGCAGCGAACTACGAACTGCAGGGCGAGCACATCGCCTACATCATTGCCCAGGCGCTGGCGCGTGGCGCGAGGACCGTGGAACCCACGCAAGAAGCGCAGGACGCGTGGTGCGCGACCATCCGTGAGACGGCGATCGACAACAGCCAGTTCGATTCGGAGTGCACGCCAGGCTATTACAACAACGAAGGTGGCGGGACTGAGGGAATCCGCTCGCACCTCGGCGAACCTTACGGACCGGGCTTTTACGCCTTCGGAGACCTCCTCGCACGGTGGCGCGACCGGGGCGATCTGGACGGCCTCGAATTGCGATGA